In the Scomber japonicus isolate fScoJap1 chromosome 18, fScoJap1.pri, whole genome shotgun sequence genome, one interval contains:
- the cramp1 gene encoding protein cramped-like isoform X2, whose protein sequence is MTPGSREGIGVDGRRNPSRKPEGCDEEESGEQATEERSTKGDDGVESLNPSAAGLSPGSAPVLPASPPNRTGLGSTQQPQPSTEPAPPCHDQHHFLRSSVRPPSKRIRKDSIGSTINGHGGAKSKGAENGSSSQGAVGQSGPVAGSTGGVSKASKGQGSADKEEQAGNQKRARRQWESWSAEDKNSFFEGLYEHGKDFEAIQNNIAMKYKKRGKPANMVKNKEQVRHFYYRTWHKISKHIDFANVYSRVLKKSSQELYGLICYAELRKKVGGLMDDKNVAKLNELIQQGATTVRSKGRNLRIKAPMCRALKKLCDPDGVSDEEDQKPVRLPLKVAVELQPRSNHSWARVQSLAHNPRLRMVVELHRKVSSLIEYLKQKWAYHDQRILKSLMEREALEGSQSSTASPSKSQPEELFLFPAESSSLTMLPGVARVVHSKASCTVHWLESGKNRPNAKELPTAQILGIHTAPPIRTGAKSGRGSTAAAAGGGGASVTVLSDTRRTESLNPEPSSDSSTKVEEKRPLPVSVPVSSQQAPREEGAGMGPSEGSKTCSGAEASSSLSLTKSNDKLCSGAESTSEQSKEEQNNSTSSPEANQTPPGKLPVAASEEGMPQGPAPAAKERTAEQIREEGWSARDAENVTLAELYLMLGKPGKLQLEYEWQPIAVTDNTQQNGQTLTQTKPSRTHRVLRCLLRLVATEVNPKPLAPELCSTATSPLKTHQEEQNQALTPPGKGPLAGVRSPSCGRQQASIRGARLHLPNVGGSGGRNLPRSLLGSTAGGDAEGGVFAVPTTLPPNSSRHNRMFSPNKEAELALRQQLDSISMQSDLFLSRPRKPRNRQLRKPLVVQRTLLPRTTGDTPQHVCSFSILSNSSATGTGSFRPIQPRLNPSSRPLLSKASPAASSSVAANQLSSAIDLAAKSAGIIPGSPCRELDSPAVDNSTLLGTTPIVDAEPNSQLLQHNVPENGLPPPSPGVTGGGDSLLSPPSVASLLDISLPGPPEEALAPGEPQTHISDSIIELAINSAHYGEETALSPAKLSNSDSSKLLTSSPSVSPSRGWIPSPSHDPQWYPSDSSDSTLGCLLSSMVSPDKGRRTTLTPSGPSSGTALLGPSLMDCNSHDSFQSRGLPDVAEMDSQLACMMSESSVDYIARFNDLAQELAVTEPSIPPP, encoded by the exons AGGGAGACGACGGAGTGGAGAGTCTTAATCCATCAGCTGCGGGTCTCAGCCCCGGTTCAGCTCCGGTCCTCCCAGCCTCTCCGCCGAACCGAACCGGACTAGGCTCAACCCAGCAGCCCCAGCCCTCCACGGAACCCGCCCCTCCGTGTCACGATCAACATCATTTTCTCCGATCAAGTGTCCGACCTCCAAGCAAACGGATCCGGAAGGATTCAATCGGCTCAACCATCAATGGACATGGCGGGGCAAAATCGAAAG GGGCTGAGAATGGCTCTTCCTCTCAGGGGGCAGTTGGACAGTCGGGGCCTGTGGCCGGCTCTACGGGGGGAGTGTCCAAGGCGTCCAAGGGCCAAGGGTCTGCTGACAAGGAGGAGCAAGCTGGTAACCAGAAGAGGGCCCGTCGGCAGTGGGAGTCTTGGAGCGCTGAGgacaaaaacagcttttttgaGGGGCTCTATGAG CACGGGAAGGATTTTGAGGCTATCCAGAACAACATTGCAATGAAGTACAAGAAGCGAGGGAAGCCGGCCAACATGGTGAAGAACAAGGAGCAGGTCCGACACTTCTACTACCGCACGTGGCACAAGATCTCCAAACACATCGACTTCGCCAATG TGTACTCCAGAGTGCTGAAAAAATCCTCTCAAGAGTTGTACGGTCTCATCTGCTACGCCGAGCTCCGCAAAAAAGTCGGAGGAT TAATGGATGATAAGAATGTGGCAAAGCTAAACGAACTCATCCAGCAAGG GGCCACCACTGTGCGCTCCAAAGGGAGGAACCTTCGAATCAAAGCACCCATGTGCCGTGCACTGAAGAAACTTTGTGACCCAGATG GAGTAAGTGATGAGGAGGACCAGAAGCCGGTACGTCTTCCCCTGAAGGTGGCAGTGGAGCTCCAACCACGTAGCAACCACTCCTGGGCCCGCGTTCAGAGTCTGGCTCACAACCCTCGCCTCAG GATGGTGGTGGAGCTCCACAGGAAAGTCTCCAGTCTCATTGAGTATCTGAAACAGAAGTGGGCGTACCACGACCAGCGGATT CTCAAGAGTCTGATGGAGAGGGAGGCTCTGGAGGGCAGCCAGTCCAGCACAGCCTCTCCCAGCAAATCCCAACCGGAGGAGCTCTTTCTTTTTCCGGCTGAGAGCAGCTCCTTGACGATGCTTCCCGGTGTGGCACGTGTGGTTCACTCCAAGGCCTCCTGCACTGTTCACTGGCTAGAAAGCGGAAAGAACCGGCCTAATGCAAAGGAGCTACCCACTGCCCAGATCCTGGGAATTCACACTGCTCCACCAATTCGGACTGGTGCAAAATCTGGACGAGGAAGCACTGCCGCCGCCGCTGGAGGCGGTGGTGCTTCAGTAACTGTATTGAGTGACACGCGTCGGACTGAGTCCCTAAACCCTGAGCCTTCATCAGACAGTTCTACAAAGGTAGAGGAGAAGAGACCACTACCTGTCTCTGTCCCTGTTTCCTCTCAGCAGGCTCCCAGAGAAGAGGGAGCTGGGATGGGCCCCTCTGAAGGCAGCAAGACCTGCAGTGGAGCAGAGGCCAGTTCCAGCTTATCGTTGACCAAAAGCAATGACAAGTTGTGTAGTGGTGCAGAGAGCACATCGGAGCAATCTAAAGAGGAGCAGAACAATAGCACTTCTTCTCCAGAGGCCAACCAGACACCTCCAGGCAAGCTACCTGTGGCTGCATCAGAGGAGGGCATGCCGCAGGGTCCTGCCCCGGCGGCCAAAGAGCGGACTGCTGAACAGATCAGAGAGGAGGGCTGGAGCGCCCGTGATGCAGAGAACGTCACCCTGGCTGAGCTATACTTGATGTTAGGAAAGCCTGGCAAGCTGCAGCTGGAGTATGAGTGGCAACCTATCGCAGTTACTGACAACACCCAACAAAACGGACAAACCTTGACACAGACTAAGCCCAGCAGGACACACCGTGTGTTGCGCTGCCTGCTCAGACTGGTTGCAACTGAGGTCAATCCGAAACCTTTG GCTCCAGAGCTGTGCTCCACAGCCACATCACCACTCAAAACCCATCAGGAGGAGCAAAACCAGGCCCTCACGCCTCCAGGAAAGGGTCCATTAGCAGGTGTTCGCAGCCCCAGCTGTGGCCGACAGCAGGCCTCTATCCGAGGGGCCAGGTTACACCTGCCAAACGTCGGAGGCTCAG GTGGTCGTAATCTTCCCCGCTCTTTGCTGGGGTCGACAGCAGGCGGCGATGCAGAAGGCGGTGTGTTCGCTGTACCCACCACGCTCCCCCCCAACAGTTCACGCCACAACAGAATGTTCTCCCCCAACAAGGAGGCGGAGCTGGCCTTAAGGCAACAGCTCGACTCCATCAGT ATGCAGTCAGATCTTTTTCTTTCTCGACCGCGAAAACCTCGAAACAGACAACTTCGGAAACCACTTGTGGTTCAG CGAACTCTGTTACCCCGAACTACTGGAGACACTCCTCAGCATGTTTGCTCCTTCTCCATCCTCTCCAACTCCTCTGCCACAG GAACTGGATCTTTCCGGCCAATCCAGCCCCGTCTGAATCCTTCCTCCCGCCCCCTCCTGTCCAAAGCTTCTCCTGCCGCCTCCAGCTCTGTAGCGGCCAATCAGCTCTCCA GTGCCATCGACCTGGCAGCCAAGTCTGCAGGCATCATCCCTGGCAGTCCCTGTCGGGAGCTGGATTCTCCCGCTGTTGATAACAGCACCCTGCTTGGCACCACGCCCATTGTAGATGCTGAACCGAACTCTCAGCTTCTACAGCACAATGTCCCAGAG AATGGTCTCCCTCCACCGTCTCCTGGAGTGACTGGTGGTGGAGACTCGCTCCTCTCTCCACCCAGCGTAGCCTCACTCCTGGACATCTCTCTCCCCGGCCCCCCTGAAGAGGCTCTCGCTCCCGGAGAACCTCAAACACACATCAGTGACTCCATCATCGAGCTCGCCATCAACTCTGCCCACTATG GTGAGGAGACGGCTCTCTCTCCAGCCAAGCTGAGCAACAGCGACAGCTCCAAACTGTTAACCTCATCTCCCTCAGTCAGCCCGTCCCGAGGCTGGATCCCATCGCCCAGCCATGACCCCCAGTGGTACCCCAGCGACTCATCTGACTCCACACTGGGATGTCTTCTCT ccAGCATGGTCTCTCCTGATAAGGGCAGACGGACCACCCTAACCCCCTCTGGCCCCTCCAGTGGCACGGCTCTGCTTGGTCCTAGCCTCATGGACTGCAATTCCCATGATTCCTTTCAGTCCCGTGGCCTTCCTGATGTGGCAGAG ATGGACTCTCAGCTTGCTTGTATGATGAGCGAGAGCAGCGTGGACTACATCGCTCGCTTCAATGACCTGGCTCAGGAGCTGGCTGTGACCGAGCCCTCCATCCCACCgccctga
- the cramp1 gene encoding protein cramped-like isoform X1, whose translation MVKRKKTSPTTEDHENGMTPGSREGIGVDGRRNPSRKPEGCDEEESGEQATEERSTKGDDGVESLNPSAAGLSPGSAPVLPASPPNRTGLGSTQQPQPSTEPAPPCHDQHHFLRSSVRPPSKRIRKDSIGSTINGHGGAKSKGAENGSSSQGAVGQSGPVAGSTGGVSKASKGQGSADKEEQAGNQKRARRQWESWSAEDKNSFFEGLYEHGKDFEAIQNNIAMKYKKRGKPANMVKNKEQVRHFYYRTWHKISKHIDFANVYSRVLKKSSQELYGLICYAELRKKVGGLMDDKNVAKLNELIQQGATTVRSKGRNLRIKAPMCRALKKLCDPDGVSDEEDQKPVRLPLKVAVELQPRSNHSWARVQSLAHNPRLRMVVELHRKVSSLIEYLKQKWAYHDQRILKSLMEREALEGSQSSTASPSKSQPEELFLFPAESSSLTMLPGVARVVHSKASCTVHWLESGKNRPNAKELPTAQILGIHTAPPIRTGAKSGRGSTAAAAGGGGASVTVLSDTRRTESLNPEPSSDSSTKVEEKRPLPVSVPVSSQQAPREEGAGMGPSEGSKTCSGAEASSSLSLTKSNDKLCSGAESTSEQSKEEQNNSTSSPEANQTPPGKLPVAASEEGMPQGPAPAAKERTAEQIREEGWSARDAENVTLAELYLMLGKPGKLQLEYEWQPIAVTDNTQQNGQTLTQTKPSRTHRVLRCLLRLVATEVNPKPLAPELCSTATSPLKTHQEEQNQALTPPGKGPLAGVRSPSCGRQQASIRGARLHLPNVGGSGGRNLPRSLLGSTAGGDAEGGVFAVPTTLPPNSSRHNRMFSPNKEAELALRQQLDSISMQSDLFLSRPRKPRNRQLRKPLVVQRTLLPRTTGDTPQHVCSFSILSNSSATGTGSFRPIQPRLNPSSRPLLSKASPAASSSVAANQLSSAIDLAAKSAGIIPGSPCRELDSPAVDNSTLLGTTPIVDAEPNSQLLQHNVPENGLPPPSPGVTGGGDSLLSPPSVASLLDISLPGPPEEALAPGEPQTHISDSIIELAINSAHYGEETALSPAKLSNSDSSKLLTSSPSVSPSRGWIPSPSHDPQWYPSDSSDSTLGCLLSSMVSPDKGRRTTLTPSGPSSGTALLGPSLMDCNSHDSFQSRGLPDVAEMDSQLACMMSESSVDYIARFNDLAQELAVTEPSIPPP comes from the exons AGGGAGACGACGGAGTGGAGAGTCTTAATCCATCAGCTGCGGGTCTCAGCCCCGGTTCAGCTCCGGTCCTCCCAGCCTCTCCGCCGAACCGAACCGGACTAGGCTCAACCCAGCAGCCCCAGCCCTCCACGGAACCCGCCCCTCCGTGTCACGATCAACATCATTTTCTCCGATCAAGTGTCCGACCTCCAAGCAAACGGATCCGGAAGGATTCAATCGGCTCAACCATCAATGGACATGGCGGGGCAAAATCGAAAG GGGCTGAGAATGGCTCTTCCTCTCAGGGGGCAGTTGGACAGTCGGGGCCTGTGGCCGGCTCTACGGGGGGAGTGTCCAAGGCGTCCAAGGGCCAAGGGTCTGCTGACAAGGAGGAGCAAGCTGGTAACCAGAAGAGGGCCCGTCGGCAGTGGGAGTCTTGGAGCGCTGAGgacaaaaacagcttttttgaGGGGCTCTATGAG CACGGGAAGGATTTTGAGGCTATCCAGAACAACATTGCAATGAAGTACAAGAAGCGAGGGAAGCCGGCCAACATGGTGAAGAACAAGGAGCAGGTCCGACACTTCTACTACCGCACGTGGCACAAGATCTCCAAACACATCGACTTCGCCAATG TGTACTCCAGAGTGCTGAAAAAATCCTCTCAAGAGTTGTACGGTCTCATCTGCTACGCCGAGCTCCGCAAAAAAGTCGGAGGAT TAATGGATGATAAGAATGTGGCAAAGCTAAACGAACTCATCCAGCAAGG GGCCACCACTGTGCGCTCCAAAGGGAGGAACCTTCGAATCAAAGCACCCATGTGCCGTGCACTGAAGAAACTTTGTGACCCAGATG GAGTAAGTGATGAGGAGGACCAGAAGCCGGTACGTCTTCCCCTGAAGGTGGCAGTGGAGCTCCAACCACGTAGCAACCACTCCTGGGCCCGCGTTCAGAGTCTGGCTCACAACCCTCGCCTCAG GATGGTGGTGGAGCTCCACAGGAAAGTCTCCAGTCTCATTGAGTATCTGAAACAGAAGTGGGCGTACCACGACCAGCGGATT CTCAAGAGTCTGATGGAGAGGGAGGCTCTGGAGGGCAGCCAGTCCAGCACAGCCTCTCCCAGCAAATCCCAACCGGAGGAGCTCTTTCTTTTTCCGGCTGAGAGCAGCTCCTTGACGATGCTTCCCGGTGTGGCACGTGTGGTTCACTCCAAGGCCTCCTGCACTGTTCACTGGCTAGAAAGCGGAAAGAACCGGCCTAATGCAAAGGAGCTACCCACTGCCCAGATCCTGGGAATTCACACTGCTCCACCAATTCGGACTGGTGCAAAATCTGGACGAGGAAGCACTGCCGCCGCCGCTGGAGGCGGTGGTGCTTCAGTAACTGTATTGAGTGACACGCGTCGGACTGAGTCCCTAAACCCTGAGCCTTCATCAGACAGTTCTACAAAGGTAGAGGAGAAGAGACCACTACCTGTCTCTGTCCCTGTTTCCTCTCAGCAGGCTCCCAGAGAAGAGGGAGCTGGGATGGGCCCCTCTGAAGGCAGCAAGACCTGCAGTGGAGCAGAGGCCAGTTCCAGCTTATCGTTGACCAAAAGCAATGACAAGTTGTGTAGTGGTGCAGAGAGCACATCGGAGCAATCTAAAGAGGAGCAGAACAATAGCACTTCTTCTCCAGAGGCCAACCAGACACCTCCAGGCAAGCTACCTGTGGCTGCATCAGAGGAGGGCATGCCGCAGGGTCCTGCCCCGGCGGCCAAAGAGCGGACTGCTGAACAGATCAGAGAGGAGGGCTGGAGCGCCCGTGATGCAGAGAACGTCACCCTGGCTGAGCTATACTTGATGTTAGGAAAGCCTGGCAAGCTGCAGCTGGAGTATGAGTGGCAACCTATCGCAGTTACTGACAACACCCAACAAAACGGACAAACCTTGACACAGACTAAGCCCAGCAGGACACACCGTGTGTTGCGCTGCCTGCTCAGACTGGTTGCAACTGAGGTCAATCCGAAACCTTTG GCTCCAGAGCTGTGCTCCACAGCCACATCACCACTCAAAACCCATCAGGAGGAGCAAAACCAGGCCCTCACGCCTCCAGGAAAGGGTCCATTAGCAGGTGTTCGCAGCCCCAGCTGTGGCCGACAGCAGGCCTCTATCCGAGGGGCCAGGTTACACCTGCCAAACGTCGGAGGCTCAG GTGGTCGTAATCTTCCCCGCTCTTTGCTGGGGTCGACAGCAGGCGGCGATGCAGAAGGCGGTGTGTTCGCTGTACCCACCACGCTCCCCCCCAACAGTTCACGCCACAACAGAATGTTCTCCCCCAACAAGGAGGCGGAGCTGGCCTTAAGGCAACAGCTCGACTCCATCAGT ATGCAGTCAGATCTTTTTCTTTCTCGACCGCGAAAACCTCGAAACAGACAACTTCGGAAACCACTTGTGGTTCAG CGAACTCTGTTACCCCGAACTACTGGAGACACTCCTCAGCATGTTTGCTCCTTCTCCATCCTCTCCAACTCCTCTGCCACAG GAACTGGATCTTTCCGGCCAATCCAGCCCCGTCTGAATCCTTCCTCCCGCCCCCTCCTGTCCAAAGCTTCTCCTGCCGCCTCCAGCTCTGTAGCGGCCAATCAGCTCTCCA GTGCCATCGACCTGGCAGCCAAGTCTGCAGGCATCATCCCTGGCAGTCCCTGTCGGGAGCTGGATTCTCCCGCTGTTGATAACAGCACCCTGCTTGGCACCACGCCCATTGTAGATGCTGAACCGAACTCTCAGCTTCTACAGCACAATGTCCCAGAG AATGGTCTCCCTCCACCGTCTCCTGGAGTGACTGGTGGTGGAGACTCGCTCCTCTCTCCACCCAGCGTAGCCTCACTCCTGGACATCTCTCTCCCCGGCCCCCCTGAAGAGGCTCTCGCTCCCGGAGAACCTCAAACACACATCAGTGACTCCATCATCGAGCTCGCCATCAACTCTGCCCACTATG GTGAGGAGACGGCTCTCTCTCCAGCCAAGCTGAGCAACAGCGACAGCTCCAAACTGTTAACCTCATCTCCCTCAGTCAGCCCGTCCCGAGGCTGGATCCCATCGCCCAGCCATGACCCCCAGTGGTACCCCAGCGACTCATCTGACTCCACACTGGGATGTCTTCTCT ccAGCATGGTCTCTCCTGATAAGGGCAGACGGACCACCCTAACCCCCTCTGGCCCCTCCAGTGGCACGGCTCTGCTTGGTCCTAGCCTCATGGACTGCAATTCCCATGATTCCTTTCAGTCCCGTGGCCTTCCTGATGTGGCAGAG ATGGACTCTCAGCTTGCTTGTATGATGAGCGAGAGCAGCGTGGACTACATCGCTCGCTTCAATGACCTGGCTCAGGAGCTGGCTGTGACCGAGCCCTCCATCCCACCgccctga
- the dhrs7b gene encoding dehydrogenase/reductase SDR family member 7B → MERIMGGGVLPLALAGVGVLMMYRILVRLRAGASLKDTVVVITGASSGLGKECAQVFHAAGARLVLCGRDANRLQQVVEELTASSAETQRKTHTLSTVIFDLADTDSVERAAEEILRCYGQVDVLINNAGISYRGNILDTHISVQRDVMETNYFGPIALTQALLPSMVHRRSGHVVVISSVQGKIAIPYRSAYAASKHATQAYFDCLRAEVEHCGISVSVISPGYIRTNLSLNAVTGDGSKYGVLDKATATGRDPRDVAQAVLRAVRKRSKDVVLAGLLPTVAIYLRTLWPALFFKLMASRARKEQKPKDE, encoded by the exons ATGGAGCGCATCATGGGAGGAGGAGTGCTGCCGCTGGCTTTAGCAGGTGTTGGGGTCTTGATGATGTACCGGATACTCGTCCGGCTAAGAGCAGGAGCCTCTCTGAAGGACACTGTGGTTGTCATCACTGGAGCCAGCTCTGGACTCGGGAAAG AGTGTGCACAGGTCTTTCATGCTGCAGGAGCACGGCTCGTACTGTGTGGACGAGATGCAAACCGCCTGCAGCAGGTTGTTGAGGAGCTTACAGCAAGTTCAGCAGAGACACAGCGTaag ACTCACACTCTCAGCACCGTTATCTTCGACCTGGCGGACACAGACTCTGTGGAAAGAGCTGCAGAGGAGATCCTGAGGTGTTACGGACAAGTGGATGTCCTCATCAATAATGCTGGAATCAGTTACCGTGGCAACATACTGGATACCCACATTTCGGTGCAGCGGGATGTTATGGAGACAAATTACTTTGGGCCCATTGCTCTTACTCAAG ctctccttccctccatgGTTCACCGGCGTAGTGGCCATGTTGTCGTCATTAGCAGTGTCCAGGGCAAGATAGCCATTCCTTACAGATCAGCTT ATGCAGCCTCGAAGCACGCCACGCAGGCCTACTTTGACTGCTTACGGGCAGAGGTCGAGCATTGTGGGATTTCAGTGTCTGTGATCAGTCCTGGGTACATCCGAACCAACCTGTCGCTCAACGCTGTCACAGGAGACGGATCCAAGTATGGAG TTTTGGACAAGGCCACAGCAACAGGCCGGGACCCCAGGGATGTGGCGCAGGCAGTTCTGAGGGCAGTCCGTAAGAGGAGCAAAGATGTCGTACTGGCAGGACTTCTGCCCACCGTCGCCATCTACCTCCGCACACTATGGCCCGCGCTATTTTTCAAGCTCATGGCCTCTCGTGCCCGCAAGGAGCAGAAACCTAAGGATGAGTGA